A single region of the Streptomyces sp. NBC_00425 genome encodes:
- a CDS encoding SDR family oxidoreductase, producing MSGICDGRVVVVTGAGRGLGRAHALAFAAEGARVVVNDLGVGLDGAPGPDSPARQVADEIRAAGGTALAHGGDIATPEGAASLVTTALETYGRLDTLVNNAGFLRDRMLVNLDEEDWDAVLRVHLKGHFLTLKHAAAHWRAEAKAGRTPAARIVNTASGAGLLGSVGQGNYSAAKAGIVGLTLVAAAELARYGVQVNAIAPAARTRMTEHTFAAAMAAPETGFDAMAPANVSPLVVWLGSTASEGVTGHVFETEGGRITVMQGWRPGPTADTGRRRSPAEAGEAARKLLADAEPPGRPYGA from the coding sequence ATGAGCGGAATCTGCGACGGACGGGTCGTCGTCGTCACCGGCGCCGGACGCGGCCTGGGGCGCGCCCACGCCCTCGCCTTCGCCGCCGAGGGCGCCCGGGTCGTCGTCAACGACCTCGGCGTCGGACTCGACGGCGCCCCCGGCCCCGACAGCCCCGCCCGGCAGGTCGCCGACGAGATCCGCGCGGCCGGCGGCACCGCCCTCGCCCACGGCGGCGACATCGCCACCCCCGAGGGCGCCGCGTCCCTCGTGACGACCGCCCTGGAGACGTACGGCCGGCTCGACACCCTCGTCAACAACGCCGGCTTCCTGCGCGACCGCATGCTCGTCAACCTCGACGAGGAGGACTGGGACGCCGTCCTGCGCGTCCACCTCAAGGGCCACTTCCTCACCCTCAAACACGCCGCCGCGCACTGGCGCGCCGAGGCCAAGGCGGGCCGCACACCCGCCGCCCGCATCGTCAACACCGCGAGCGGCGCGGGACTGCTCGGCTCGGTCGGGCAGGGCAACTACAGCGCCGCGAAAGCCGGCATCGTCGGACTCACCCTCGTCGCGGCCGCCGAACTCGCCCGCTACGGCGTCCAGGTCAACGCGATCGCGCCCGCCGCCCGCACCCGCATGACGGAACACACCTTCGCCGCCGCCATGGCCGCCCCCGAGACCGGCTTCGACGCCATGGCCCCCGCCAACGTCTCCCCGCTGGTCGTCTGGCTCGGCTCCACCGCCAGTGAAGGCGTCACCGGACACGTCTTCGAGACGGAGGGCGGCCGGATCACCGTCATGCAGGGCTGGCGGCCCGGCCCGACCGCGGACACCGGAAGACGCCGCAGCCCCGCCGAGGCGGGAGAGGCCGCACGCAAGCTCCTCGCGGACGCGGAACCCCCCGGACGCCCCTACGGCGCGTGA
- a CDS encoding SDR family oxidoreductase, whose protein sequence is MKLDGKVAVVTGGTRGVGAGIARSLARAGAEVVVCARRPPDTPLHGARFVPLDVRDADSVRTFFAGMPRLDVLVNNAGGAPYRPLAAADAHRHARVIELNLLAPLTVSLAAHDHLRRARGSIVMIGSVSGGRPSPGTAAYGAAKAGLESLARSMAVEWAPEIRVNTLVVGMVHTERTHLHYGDDDGVEAVARTVPLGRLALPDDVGDAAVFLASDAAAYISGASLLLHGGGERPAFLDAATADKTTRDDPSGPERT, encoded by the coding sequence ATGAAGCTGGACGGGAAGGTCGCCGTCGTCACCGGCGGCACCCGGGGAGTGGGCGCCGGGATCGCGCGCTCCCTCGCGCGCGCCGGCGCCGAGGTCGTCGTCTGCGCCCGACGGCCCCCCGACACCCCGCTGCACGGAGCCCGGTTCGTGCCGCTGGACGTACGGGACGCCGACTCCGTACGGACCTTCTTCGCCGGGATGCCCCGGCTCGACGTCCTCGTCAACAACGCGGGAGGCGCCCCGTACCGGCCGCTCGCCGCGGCCGACGCGCACCGCCACGCCCGCGTGATCGAGCTCAACCTCCTCGCCCCGCTCACGGTGTCCCTCGCCGCCCACGACCACCTCAGGCGCGCGCGGGGCTCCATCGTGATGATCGGCAGCGTCAGCGGCGGCCGCCCCTCACCCGGCACCGCCGCCTACGGCGCCGCCAAGGCAGGCCTGGAGAGCCTCGCACGGTCCATGGCCGTCGAATGGGCGCCGGAGATCCGGGTGAACACCCTGGTCGTCGGCATGGTCCACACCGAGCGCACCCACCTCCACTACGGCGACGACGACGGCGTCGAGGCCGTCGCCCGCACCGTCCCCCTCGGCCGCCTCGCCCTCCCCGACGACGTCGGCGACGCGGCCGTCTTCCTCGCCTCCGACGCGGCCGCCTACATCAGCGGAGCCAGCCTGCTCCTGCACGGCGGAGGCGAACGGCCCGCCTTCCTCGACGCCGCCACCGCCGACAAGACGACCCGAGACGACCCGAGCGGACCTGAGCGGACCTGA
- a CDS encoding bifunctional metallophosphatase/5'-nucleotidase has product MPLNRRKFLKKSAVTGAGVAIAGAVAAPSAQAAAAKLPGKPVKQPKRYALTVMGTTDLHGHVFNWDYFKDAEYKDAAGNAQGLARISTLVNRIRAEKGRENTLLLDAGDTIQGTPLTYYYAKVDPITAKGGPVHPMAQAMNAIGYDAAALGNHEFNYGIETLRKFESQLRFPLLGANAVDAKTLRPAFQPYVIKTFCVKGAPPVKVAVLGLTNPGIAIWDKAYVQGKLAFPGLEEQAAKWVPKLKSLGADVVIVSAHSGSSGTSSYGDQLPYVENSAALVAQQVPDIDAVLVGHAHVEIPELKVVNAKSGKTVVLSEPLAYAERLSVFDVELVFEKGRWSVESVSSKVLNSNSVADDPKITKLLGDEHAKVVAYVNQVVGTATETLTTVEARFKDAPIIDLITKVQEDVVKAALAGTSYASLPVIAQASPFSRTSEIPAGKVTIRDLSSLYVYDNTLVAKLMTGAQVRAYLEYSAQYFVQTAAGAVVDTEKLTNAAGRPDYNYDYVSGLSYEIDIAQAVGSRIRNLTFNGAALDDAQQFVLAVNNYRANGGGAFPHVASAQELWSESTEIRTRISEWVTAKGVLDPKDFASVDWKLTRDGTPVF; this is encoded by the coding sequence ATGCCGTTGAACCGCCGGAAGTTCCTGAAGAAGTCCGCCGTGACCGGGGCGGGGGTGGCGATCGCGGGAGCTGTGGCGGCCCCGTCGGCGCAGGCCGCGGCGGCGAAGCTGCCGGGGAAGCCGGTCAAGCAGCCGAAGCGGTATGCGCTGACCGTGATGGGCACGACGGACCTGCACGGTCATGTGTTCAACTGGGACTACTTCAAGGACGCGGAGTACAAGGACGCGGCCGGCAACGCGCAGGGTCTGGCGCGGATCTCGACGCTGGTGAACCGGATCCGTGCGGAGAAGGGGCGCGAGAACACGCTGCTGCTGGACGCGGGTGACACGATCCAGGGCACTCCGCTGACGTACTACTACGCGAAGGTGGACCCGATCACCGCCAAGGGCGGTCCGGTGCATCCGATGGCGCAGGCGATGAACGCGATCGGGTACGACGCGGCGGCGCTGGGCAACCACGAGTTCAACTACGGCATCGAGACGCTGCGGAAGTTCGAGTCGCAGTTGCGGTTCCCGTTGCTGGGGGCGAACGCGGTGGACGCGAAGACGCTGCGGCCGGCGTTCCAGCCGTATGTGATCAAGACGTTCTGTGTGAAGGGCGCGCCGCCGGTGAAGGTGGCGGTGCTGGGCCTGACGAACCCGGGTATCGCGATCTGGGACAAGGCGTACGTGCAGGGGAAGCTGGCGTTCCCGGGTCTGGAGGAGCAGGCGGCGAAGTGGGTGCCGAAGCTGAAGTCGCTGGGTGCCGATGTGGTGATCGTGTCGGCGCACTCGGGTTCGTCGGGTACGTCGTCGTACGGTGACCAGCTGCCGTATGTGGAGAACTCGGCGGCGTTGGTGGCGCAGCAGGTGCCGGACATCGACGCGGTGTTGGTGGGGCATGCGCATGTGGAGATTCCGGAGCTGAAGGTCGTCAACGCGAAGTCGGGGAAGACGGTCGTGCTGTCGGAGCCGTTGGCGTATGCGGAGCGGCTGTCGGTGTTCGATGTGGAGCTGGTGTTCGAGAAGGGGCGGTGGTCGGTCGAGTCCGTGTCTTCGAAGGTGCTGAACTCCAACTCGGTCGCGGACGACCCGAAGATCACGAAGTTGTTGGGTGACGAGCACGCGAAGGTCGTCGCGTACGTCAACCAGGTGGTGGGTACGGCGACGGAGACGTTGACGACGGTGGAGGCGCGGTTCAAGGACGCGCCGATCATCGACCTGATCACGAAGGTGCAGGAGGACGTCGTCAAGGCGGCGTTGGCGGGGACGTCGTATGCGTCGCTGCCGGTGATCGCTCAGGCGTCGCCGTTCTCGCGGACGTCGGAGATCCCGGCGGGGAAGGTGACGATCCGGGATCTGTCGAGCCTGTACGTGTACGACAACACGCTGGTGGCGAAGTTGATGACGGGTGCTCAGGTGCGGGCGTACCTGGAGTACTCGGCGCAGTACTTCGTGCAGACGGCGGCGGGTGCGGTGGTCGACACGGAGAAGCTGACGAACGCGGCGGGGCGTCCGGACTACAACTACGACTATGTGTCGGGTCTGTCGTACGAGATCGACATCGCGCAGGCGGTGGGTTCGCGGATCAGGAATCTGACGTTCAACGGGGCGGCGTTGGACGATGCGCAGCAGTTCGTGCTGGCGGTGAACAACTATCGGGCCAATGGCGGTGGCGCGTTCCCGCATGTGGCGTCGGCGCAGGAGTTGTGGTCGGAGTCGACGGAGATCCGTACGCGGATCTCGGAGTGGGTGACGGCGAAGGGTGTGCTGGACCCGAAGGACTTCGCGTCGGTGGACTGGAAGCTGACGCGTGACGGTACGCCGGTGTTCTAG
- a CDS encoding pyridoxal phosphate-dependent decarboxylase family protein: protein MPPLASGPEGSDALRPLLATVLDALDAGARSRGGPLPAGGPRTVAAHVREAVGDPLPEHGDPDALHTLVRALAEGAADPAHPLCAAHLHCPPLAVATAADLAASALNPSLDSWDQAPAASELETLLTHALAAEIYGHPTRTPPTTPTQPGTAPTPSTATATAPADALVTTGGTEANHLALLLAREAHGPALRLVCGANAHHSLPRAAWLLGLPEPAILPTPTGVLDPAALHHTLTTRPGPLLVAATAGTTDAGLIDPLPALAALCHTHGARLHIDAAYGGGLLFSNRRRPLLTGLEAAHTVTLDLHKLGWQPVAAGLLAVRDPRDLTALHHHADYLNADDDTEAGLPDLLGRSLRTTRRPDALKIAVTLKTLGRSGLGALVDQVCDHARHLADLVTAHPGLELHAPPTLSTVLFRPAHATDTAVADIRRRLLTQGHAVLGRARLDGRLWLKTTLLNPHTRPADLTALLRLVEGNTPA, encoded by the coding sequence ATGCCGCCCCTCGCCTCAGGCCCCGAAGGCTCCGACGCCCTGCGCCCCCTGCTGGCGACCGTCCTCGACGCGCTCGACGCCGGCGCCCGCTCCCGCGGCGGGCCGCTGCCCGCAGGCGGACCGCGCACGGTGGCCGCACACGTCCGCGAGGCCGTCGGCGACCCGCTGCCCGAACACGGCGACCCCGACGCCCTGCACACCCTCGTCCGCGCCCTCGCCGAAGGCGCCGCCGACCCCGCCCACCCCCTGTGCGCCGCCCATCTGCACTGCCCACCCCTCGCCGTCGCCACCGCCGCCGACCTCGCCGCCTCCGCCCTCAACCCCTCCCTCGACTCCTGGGACCAGGCCCCCGCCGCCTCGGAACTGGAAACCCTGCTCACCCACGCCCTCGCCGCGGAGATCTACGGCCACCCGACCCGGACACCCCCCACCACCCCCACGCAGCCGGGCACCGCCCCCACACCGTCCACCGCCACCGCCACGGCCCCCGCCGACGCCCTCGTCACCACCGGCGGCACCGAAGCCAACCACCTCGCCCTGCTCCTCGCCCGGGAAGCACACGGACCCGCCCTCCGGCTCGTCTGCGGCGCCAACGCCCACCACTCCCTGCCCCGCGCCGCCTGGCTCCTCGGCCTCCCCGAACCCGCCATCCTCCCCACCCCCACCGGCGTCCTCGACCCCGCCGCCCTCCACCACACCCTCACCACCCGCCCCGGCCCCCTCCTCGTCGCCGCCACCGCAGGCACCACCGACGCCGGACTCATCGACCCCCTCCCCGCCCTGGCGGCCCTCTGCCACACCCACGGCGCCCGCCTCCACATCGACGCCGCCTACGGAGGCGGCCTCCTCTTCAGCAACCGGCGCCGACCCCTCCTCACCGGCCTCGAAGCCGCCCACACCGTCACCCTCGACCTCCACAAACTCGGCTGGCAGCCCGTCGCCGCCGGACTCCTCGCCGTCCGCGACCCCCGCGACCTCACCGCCCTCCACCACCACGCCGACTACCTCAACGCCGACGACGACACCGAAGCCGGCCTCCCCGACCTCCTCGGCCGCTCCCTGCGCACCACCCGCCGCCCCGACGCCCTCAAGATCGCCGTCACCCTCAAAACCCTCGGCCGCAGCGGCCTCGGCGCCCTCGTCGACCAGGTCTGCGACCACGCCCGGCACCTCGCCGACCTCGTCACCGCCCACCCCGGCCTCGAACTCCACGCCCCACCCACCCTCAGCACCGTCCTCTTCCGGCCCGCACACGCCACCGACACCGCCGTCGCCGACATCCGCCGCCGCCTCCTCACCCAAGGCCACGCCGTCCTCGGCCGGGCCCGCCTCGACGGCCGGCTCTGGCTCAAGACCACCCTCCTCAACCCCCACACCCGGCCCGCCGACCTCACCGCCCTCCTGCGACTGGTGGAAGGAAACACCCCCGCATGA
- the pepN gene encoding aminopeptidase N — MSVLTRDEAQNRAKLLDVLRYTIELDLTTGDETFESSTVIRFAARTHEDTFVEIRPAALHSVTLDGEPVDPETLDDNRLPLTGLTAGEHELRVHASMRYSRTGEGMHRFTDPTDGETYLYTQLFMEDVQRVFAAFDQPDLKSVFELTVQAPDGWTVLANGITEHLGDGRWQAAPTPLISTYLVAVAAGPWHSVRTEHRGLPFGLHCRRSLAPYLDADTDELLDITRACYDRYHEKFEEPYPFDSYDQAFVPEFNAGAMENPGLVTFRDEFVYRSAVTDTERQTRAMVIAHEMAHMWFGDLVTLQWWDDIWLNESFAEYMGYQTLTEATRFHGTWTEFGVVRKPWGYDADQRPSTHPVAPENVDDTASALLNFDGISYAKGASALRQLVTWLGEKNFLAGINTHFARHRFANATLADFIDSLAAHTDRDVHAWADAWLRTTGVDTLVPTLSGSNGDHTLTVDHHGSRPHRVGVGLYDLDLADENRHLTLRRRLEIDIPQSTPEPLGKRPALLLLNDGDLTYAKVRFDPGSFDTVRARLSGLPDPLTRAVVWNALRDAVRDGELAPAAYLETARAHLPHETDLALVQGVLTFASGQAADRYATPEQRPAALAALSALCRDLIRRTEDGDHPSLRLIAVRHFIAVAAHPETIAAWLADGTVPGGPELDPDLRWRVLARLAVLGAVDDAAITAELDRDPSATGREGAARCRAALPDAEAKRTAWAAMFEDDDLSNYLFTATAQGFWQPEQADLVADYVPRFYQDAVAVAARRGPAIADAAGRWAFPGHAVDPDTLRLGEQCLTDAHPIPALRRKLVDQLDDLARALRVREAHQG; from the coding sequence ATGTCCGTACTGACGCGCGACGAAGCGCAGAACCGTGCCAAGCTCCTCGACGTCCTCCGCTACACCATCGAGCTCGACCTGACGACCGGCGACGAGACCTTCGAGTCCAGCACCGTCATCCGGTTCGCCGCGCGCACCCACGAGGACACCTTCGTCGAGATCAGGCCCGCCGCACTGCACTCCGTCACCCTCGACGGCGAGCCCGTCGACCCCGAGACGCTCGACGACAACCGGCTCCCCCTGACCGGCCTCACCGCCGGCGAGCACGAACTGCGCGTCCACGCGAGCATGCGCTACTCCCGCACCGGCGAAGGCATGCACCGCTTCACCGACCCCACCGACGGCGAGACCTACCTCTACACCCAGCTGTTCATGGAAGACGTCCAGCGCGTCTTCGCCGCCTTCGACCAGCCCGACCTCAAGTCGGTCTTCGAACTCACCGTCCAGGCCCCCGACGGCTGGACCGTCCTCGCCAACGGCATCACCGAACACCTCGGCGACGGCCGCTGGCAGGCCGCACCCACCCCCCTGATCTCCACCTACCTCGTCGCCGTCGCCGCCGGCCCCTGGCACTCCGTGCGCACCGAACACCGCGGACTGCCCTTCGGCCTGCACTGCCGCCGCTCCCTCGCCCCCTACCTCGACGCCGACACCGACGAACTCCTCGACATCACACGCGCGTGCTACGACCGCTACCACGAGAAGTTCGAGGAGCCCTACCCCTTCGACTCCTACGACCAGGCGTTCGTCCCCGAGTTCAACGCCGGCGCCATGGAGAACCCCGGCCTCGTCACCTTCCGCGACGAGTTCGTCTACCGCTCCGCCGTCACCGACACCGAACGCCAGACCCGCGCCATGGTCATCGCCCACGAGATGGCCCACATGTGGTTCGGCGACCTCGTCACCCTCCAGTGGTGGGACGACATCTGGCTCAACGAGTCCTTCGCCGAGTACATGGGCTACCAGACCCTCACCGAAGCCACCCGCTTCCACGGCACCTGGACCGAGTTCGGCGTCGTCCGCAAACCCTGGGGCTACGACGCCGACCAGCGCCCCTCCACCCACCCCGTCGCCCCCGAGAACGTCGACGACACCGCCTCCGCACTTCTCAACTTCGACGGCATCTCCTACGCCAAGGGCGCCTCCGCACTGCGCCAGCTCGTCACCTGGCTCGGCGAGAAGAACTTCCTCGCCGGCATCAACACCCACTTCGCCCGACACCGCTTCGCCAACGCCACCCTCGCCGACTTCATCGACTCCCTCGCCGCCCACACCGACCGCGACGTCCACGCCTGGGCCGACGCCTGGCTCCGCACCACCGGCGTGGACACCCTCGTCCCCACCCTCAGCGGCTCCAACGGCGACCACACCCTCACCGTCGACCACCACGGCAGCCGCCCCCACCGCGTCGGCGTCGGCCTCTACGACCTCGACCTCGCCGACGAAAACCGCCACCTCACCCTGCGCCGCCGCCTCGAGATCGACATCCCGCAGAGCACACCCGAACCCCTCGGCAAGCGCCCCGCCCTGCTCCTCCTCAACGACGGCGACCTCACCTACGCCAAGGTCCGCTTCGACCCCGGATCCTTCGACACCGTCCGCGCCCGCCTCAGCGGCCTGCCCGACCCCCTCACCCGGGCCGTCGTCTGGAACGCCCTGCGCGACGCCGTCCGCGACGGTGAACTCGCCCCCGCCGCCTACCTCGAGACCGCCCGCGCCCACCTCCCGCACGAGACCGACCTCGCCCTCGTCCAGGGCGTCCTCACCTTCGCCTCCGGCCAGGCCGCCGACCGCTACGCCACCCCCGAACAGCGCCCCGCCGCCCTCGCCGCGCTCTCCGCGCTCTGCCGCGACCTCATCCGCCGCACCGAGGACGGCGACCACCCCAGCCTGCGCCTCATCGCCGTACGCCACTTCATCGCCGTCGCCGCCCACCCCGAGACCATCGCCGCCTGGCTCGCCGACGGCACCGTCCCCGGCGGCCCCGAACTCGACCCCGACCTGCGCTGGCGCGTCCTCGCCCGGCTCGCCGTCCTCGGCGCCGTCGACGACGCCGCCATCACCGCCGAACTCGACCGCGACCCCTCCGCCACCGGCCGGGAAGGCGCCGCCCGCTGCCGGGCCGCCCTGCCCGACGCCGAGGCCAAACGCACCGCCTGGGCCGCCATGTTCGAGGACGACGACCTCTCCAACTACCTCTTCACCGCCACCGCCCAGGGCTTCTGGCAGCCCGAACAGGCCGACCTCGTCGCCGACTACGTCCCACGCTTCTACCAGGACGCCGTCGCCGTCGCCGCCCGCCGCGGCCCCGCCATCGCGGACGCCGCCGGCCGCTGGGCCTTCCCCGGCCACGCTGTCGACCCCGACACCCTGCGGCTGGGCGAACAGTGCCTCACCGACGCCCACCCCATCCCGGCCCTGCGCCGCAAACTCGTCGACCAACTCGACGACCTGGCACGCGCGTTGCGAGTACGCGAAGCCCACCAGGGCTGA
- a CDS encoding lysine N(6)-hydroxylase/L-ornithine N(5)-oxygenase family protein codes for MNTPPHPDADTPRDLVGIGVGPSNLALAALAHPLAEIDAVFYEQRPRFDWHPGLLIDGARIQVPFLADLVTLADPTSPWTFLNYLKTHHRLYPFYFAERFHIQRAEYDAYCRWVADQLPGLRFRHHVDSVRWNPERDVFEVDFTQLDAAGEAEALGRTYTRNVVLGIGTEPHIPDPLRPLVDAPGVPVLHADDYLAHRDTLLTAGHITVVGSGQSGAEVFLDLLRNRPTGHERLHWIGRTEAFAPMEYSKLGLEHFTPDYTHYFHALPENVRDRLLTGQWQLHKGIDAGTLAAIHDELYRRTLHGGWPDAVLTPGVTVRTAGRISTTRIELHLEHTQQNTRSRLTTDAVVLATGHRERTPDRILAGLDPYIRRDNSERPRIDAHFRLVLDPSITATGCNVHVQNAERHTHGVGTPDLGLAAWRSATILNALTGKETYPLPTRTAFTTFGLEQPQPQPRVPTARQAPTLTPLVDRR; via the coding sequence ATGAACACGCCCCCGCACCCCGACGCCGACACCCCCCGCGACCTCGTCGGCATCGGCGTCGGACCCAGCAACCTCGCCCTCGCCGCCCTCGCCCACCCCCTCGCCGAAATCGACGCCGTCTTCTACGAACAACGCCCCCGCTTCGACTGGCACCCCGGCCTCCTCATCGACGGCGCCCGCATCCAGGTCCCCTTCCTCGCCGACCTCGTCACCCTCGCCGACCCCACCAGCCCCTGGACCTTCCTCAACTACCTCAAAACCCACCACCGCCTCTACCCCTTCTACTTCGCCGAGCGCTTCCACATCCAGCGCGCCGAATACGACGCCTACTGCCGCTGGGTCGCCGACCAACTCCCCGGACTCCGCTTCCGCCACCACGTCGACTCCGTCCGCTGGAACCCCGAACGCGACGTCTTCGAAGTCGACTTCACCCAACTCGACGCAGCCGGCGAAGCCGAAGCCCTCGGCCGCACCTACACCCGCAACGTCGTCCTCGGCATCGGCACCGAACCCCACATCCCCGACCCCCTGCGCCCCCTCGTCGACGCACCCGGCGTCCCCGTCCTGCACGCAGACGACTACCTCGCCCACCGCGACACTCTCCTCACCGCCGGCCACATCACCGTCGTCGGATCAGGACAGTCCGGCGCCGAAGTCTTCCTCGACCTCCTCCGCAACCGCCCCACCGGCCACGAACGACTCCACTGGATCGGCCGCACCGAAGCGTTCGCCCCCATGGAGTACTCCAAACTCGGCCTCGAACACTTCACCCCCGACTACACCCACTACTTCCACGCCCTCCCCGAAAACGTCCGCGACCGCCTGCTCACCGGCCAATGGCAACTCCACAAAGGCATCGACGCCGGCACCCTCGCCGCCATCCACGACGAGCTCTACCGCCGCACCCTCCACGGCGGCTGGCCCGACGCCGTCCTCACCCCCGGCGTGACCGTCCGCACCGCCGGCCGCATCTCCACCACCCGGATCGAACTCCACCTCGAACACACCCAGCAGAACACCCGCAGCCGCCTCACCACCGACGCCGTCGTCCTCGCCACCGGCCACCGCGAACGCACCCCCGACCGCATCCTCGCCGGCCTCGACCCCTACATCCGTCGCGACAACAGCGAACGCCCCCGCATCGACGCACACTTCCGCCTCGTCCTCGACCCCTCCATCACCGCCACCGGCTGCAACGTCCACGTCCAGAACGCCGAACGCCACACCCACGGCGTAGGAACCCCCGACCTCGGACTCGCCGCCTGGCGCAGCGCCACCATCCTCAACGCCCTCACCGGAAAAGAGACCTACCCCCTGCCCACCCGAACCGCCTTCACCACCTTCGGACTCGAACAACCCCAACCCCAGCCCCGCGTCCCCACAGCCCGACAGGCACCCACCCTCACCCCCCTCGTCGACCGGCGCTAG
- a CDS encoding chorismate mutase, which translates to MTTSNTRAPGAGDVDPAVREELARLRDSIDNIDAAVVHMLAERFKATQQVGHLKARHQLPPADQAREARQIARLRTLAENAKLDPAFAEKFLNFIIAEVIRHHERIAEDAAAPPHS; encoded by the coding sequence ATGACCACCAGCAACACCCGCGCGCCCGGCGCCGGCGACGTCGACCCCGCCGTCCGCGAGGAGCTCGCCCGGTTGCGCGACAGCATCGACAACATCGACGCGGCCGTCGTGCACATGCTCGCCGAACGCTTCAAAGCCACCCAGCAGGTCGGCCATCTCAAGGCCCGCCACCAGCTCCCGCCCGCCGACCAGGCCCGCGAAGCCCGCCAGATCGCCCGGCTGCGCACCCTCGCCGAGAACGCCAAGCTCGACCCCGCCTTCGCCGAGAAGTTCCTCAACTTCATCATCGCTGAAGTGATCAGACACCATGAGCGGATCGCCGAGGACGCCGCGGCACCCCCGCACAGCTGA
- a CDS encoding SIMPL domain-containing protein translates to MTSPQNPPYGTPDTPLLTVRGEAELEVDPEVARIAVTLTARGRDRRTTLADLTRRNTTALDLLKSYGDSVENLSTGALTLTPELEPHRRGERVRTYRGTVRLTAELTDFAALGELATRLADLELTRVDGPWWDLRPTSPAHRTARRHAVHDAVQRAREYAEALDTTVAALLELTDTATGGPRPRSAFDRHTVRFSRAAADAEPQDPEPLDLEPQRIQVRAEVTARFTMNPPAL, encoded by the coding sequence ATGACCTCCCCGCAGAACCCCCCGTACGGCACCCCCGACACCCCCCTCCTCACAGTCCGCGGCGAGGCCGAACTCGAAGTCGACCCCGAAGTCGCCCGCATCGCCGTCACCCTCACCGCCCGCGGCCGCGACCGCCGCACCACCCTCGCCGACCTCACCCGCCGCAACACCACCGCCCTCGACCTCCTCAAGTCCTACGGCGACTCCGTCGAGAACCTCTCCACCGGCGCACTCACCCTCACCCCCGAACTCGAACCGCACCGCCGAGGAGAACGCGTCCGCACCTACCGCGGCACCGTCCGCCTCACCGCCGAACTCACCGACTTCGCCGCCCTCGGCGAACTCGCCACCCGCCTCGCCGACCTCGAACTCACCCGGGTCGACGGCCCTTGGTGGGACCTGCGCCCCACCTCACCGGCCCACCGCACCGCCCGCCGCCACGCCGTCCACGACGCCGTCCAACGCGCCAGGGAATACGCCGAAGCACTCGACACCACCGTCGCCGCCCTCCTCGAACTCACGGACACCGCGACAGGCGGCCCCAGGCCCCGTTCCGCCTTCGACCGCCACACCGTCCGCTTCTCCCGCGCCGCGGCGGACGCCGAACCCCAGGACCCAGAACCCCTCGACCTCGAACCCCAGCGCATCCAGGTCCGCGCCGAGGTCACCGCACGGTTCACCATGAATCCACCGGCCCTGTAA